In Rosa chinensis cultivar Old Blush chromosome 1, RchiOBHm-V2, whole genome shotgun sequence, a genomic segment contains:
- the LOC112164679 gene encoding uncharacterized protein LOC112164679: protein MEKLFKETFRTIEPEVDPVSLTQMAQQPTESAVMYLQRFQIQKGKLNVILLEKELVKLAIKGLEPRQRKKQHGSMFNSMGELITEVGSFEHLLREMDAMKNASKGTYIPGKRRIVAAFSHQSSSFDPYYKSEESSTAEADESEEDEIAALELTGKKASTLKQLKLCKEPVKLKSVVFTKPEFASYTYDVHKAHEILDEMIAAKMVKTDFGPFPKPEQLRGKKYCKLHNMWNHNTTDCVKLKDQIQIWLNNGSLQVEAPTTAAALVDLDRFPDTGVNMVDVA from the coding sequence ATGGAGAAGCTGTTCAAGGAAACCTTCAGGACTATCGAGCCAGAAGTAGATCCGGTTTCACTCACTCAGATGGCTCAGCAGCCAACTGAATCCGCTGTCATGTACCTTCAGCGCTTTCAGATCCAGAAAGGAAAGTTGAACGTGATTCTGCTGGAGAAAGAACTGGTGAAATTGGCAATCAAAGGCTTAGAGCCCCGCCAACGCAAAAAACagcatggaagcatgttcaATTCCATGGGGGAACTGATCACAGAAGTAGGAAGTTTCGAGCACTTGCTCAGGGAGATGGACGCTATGAAAAACGCTTCGAAGGGGACATACATCCCAGGAAAACGCCGAATAGTGGCTGCATTCAGCCATCAATCCAGTTCCTTTGATCCTTACTACAAGAGTGAGGAATCTAGTACAGCAGAGGCTGATGAgtctgaagaagatgagataGCTGCCCTGGAGCTCACCGGGAAAAAGGCTTCAACGTTAAAGCAACTGAAGCTGTGCAAAGAACCGGTGAAGCTCAAGTCGgtggttttcaccaaaccagAATTCGCAAGTTATACTTACGATGTGCACAAAGCGCATGAAATCTTGGATgaaatgatcgccgcgaagatggtgaaaaccgACTTCGGCCCATTTCCCAAACCAGAGCAGCTAAGGGGGAAGAAATACTGCAAACTCCATAATATGTGGAATCATAATACAACAGATTGTGTTAAGCTGAAGGATCAGATCCAAATCTGGTTAAATAACGGTAGTTTGCAAGTAGAGGCACCGACAACAGCAGCAGCGTTGGTGGACCTAGATCGCTTCCCAGATACCGGCGTCAACATGGTGGACGTGGCATGA